Proteins encoded by one window of Candidatus Hydrogenedentota bacterium:
- a CDS encoding UDP-N-acetylmuramate:L-alanyl-gamma-D-glutamyl-meso-diaminopimelate ligase, translating to MVAGARLAIEAGWEVRGSDNPLYPPTSDMVKALGVPVAEGYAATNLDWDPDVVIIGNVLSRGNVEVEAVLSRKLRYVSLPEWLKEHVLRARRPIAICGTHGKTTTTALTAYLLDALGRNPGFLIGGQPLDFPHSARLGANGAPFVIEGDEYDTAFFDKRAKFFHYLPDIAVVTSIEFDHGDIYRDVDEIEIAFQRMLRQIPKEGLLLTCADSPRAAALRGHAFSRVETYGFSESADWRGEHAGVDNAGFTRLTIYRNEAAWGNFRVPLAGRHNALNTIAALAVAAHHGGTPCALADALAAFKGVRRRMEVFLESEGVTFVDDFAHHPTAIRETIEAARERWPKRRLRVLFEPRSNTTVTNAFQHELFDAFRGADEVWFGPIHRADSIPLDNRLDVQALAQRLTGAGTVSHAPKDAQAIAAEVSETSSPGDVVLILSNGAFGGIYARFRELAPRAT from the coding sequence ATGGTCGCCGGGGCCCGGCTGGCGATCGAGGCGGGTTGGGAAGTGCGAGGCAGCGACAACCCCCTCTACCCGCCCACGTCCGATATGGTGAAAGCGCTGGGCGTGCCCGTTGCCGAAGGGTACGCGGCCACCAATCTCGATTGGGACCCGGATGTCGTCATTATCGGAAACGTGCTGAGCCGCGGAAATGTCGAAGTGGAGGCGGTGTTATCGCGCAAACTGCGCTACGTGAGCCTGCCGGAATGGCTGAAGGAACACGTGCTGCGGGCGCGGCGGCCCATCGCTATTTGCGGCACGCATGGCAAGACGACGACGACCGCGCTGACGGCCTATCTACTTGATGCGCTGGGCCGCAATCCCGGTTTTCTGATCGGCGGGCAACCGCTTGATTTTCCGCACTCGGCGCGCTTGGGCGCGAATGGAGCGCCGTTCGTCATCGAAGGCGACGAATACGACACGGCGTTCTTCGACAAGCGAGCGAAGTTCTTTCATTACCTTCCGGATATTGCCGTCGTTACCAGCATCGAGTTTGACCACGGCGACATCTACCGCGACGTGGACGAAATCGAGATCGCGTTCCAGCGGATGCTGCGGCAGATACCAAAGGAAGGACTACTGCTCACTTGCGCCGATTCTCCGCGCGCGGCGGCGCTGCGCGGGCACGCGTTTTCGCGCGTGGAAACGTACGGTTTCTCCGAAAGCGCGGACTGGCGCGGCGAGCATGCAGGCGTTGACAATGCCGGATTCACCCGCCTGACGATATATCGCAATGAGGCAGCGTGGGGGAACTTTCGCGTGCCGCTCGCCGGGCGTCATAACGCGCTGAATACGATTGCCGCGCTTGCCGTCGCAGCACACCACGGCGGCACGCCGTGCGCGCTCGCCGATGCACTCGCGGCGTTCAAGGGCGTGCGCAGGAGGATGGAGGTGTTCCTCGAGTCGGAGGGCGTGACGTTCGTAGACGACTTCGCGCACCACCCCACGGCCATCCGCGAGACAATCGAAGCCGCGCGCGAACGCTGGCCAAAACGGCGCCTGCGCGTGTTGTTCGAACCGCGATCGAACACAACGGTGACCAACGCGTTCCAGCACGAATTGTTCGACGCGTTTCGCGGCGCGGACGAAGTCTGGTTCGGCCCAATCCACCGTGCGGACTCGATTCCCCTTGATAATCGGCTGGACGTGCAGGCATTGGCGCAAAGACTCACCGGCGCGGGCACCGTCTCTCACGCGCCGAAAGACGCGCAGGCAATCGCCGCGGAGGTCTCCGAGACATCTAGTCCCGGGGACGTGGTGTTAATTCTGAGCAACGGCGCCTTCGGTGGGATTTACGCGCGATTTCGCGAACTGGCCCCACGCGCTACGTGA
- a CDS encoding glycosyltransferase family 2 protein yields the protein MLKDKKIVVVMPAYNAAQTLEKTHAEVMEQGIVDEVILVDDASRDDTSAIGKTLPNTTVHTHPRNRGYGGNQKSCYRIALERGADIVIMVHPDYQYTPQLIPAMASIIANGLYPCVLGSRILGGHALRGGMPVWKYISNRFLTAAENVLLGAKLSEYHTGYRAFSREILESLPLEENSDDFVFDNQMLAQILWKGYTIAEVTCPTKYFEEASSINFSRSLKYGFGCLGVGLRFRLAKMGLIKSPLFT from the coding sequence ATGTTGAAGGATAAGAAGATTGTTGTCGTTATGCCGGCCTACAACGCCGCGCAGACACTGGAAAAGACCCACGCGGAAGTTATGGAGCAGGGGATCGTAGACGAGGTGATTCTCGTCGACGATGCGAGCAGGGACGATACATCGGCCATCGGCAAAACCCTGCCGAACACGACGGTCCACACGCACCCGAGGAACCGGGGATACGGCGGCAATCAGAAGAGCTGCTACCGGATTGCGCTGGAGCGCGGCGCGGACATCGTGATCATGGTGCACCCGGACTATCAGTACACGCCACAACTCATTCCCGCTATGGCTTCGATCATTGCGAACGGTCTGTATCCGTGTGTCCTGGGCTCGCGCATTCTTGGCGGGCACGCGCTCCGCGGTGGTATGCCCGTCTGGAAATACATATCGAACCGCTTCCTCACCGCGGCGGAGAACGTGCTGCTCGGCGCGAAACTTTCCGAGTACCACACCGGCTACCGCGCGTTCTCCCGCGAGATACTTGAAAGCCTACCGCTGGAGGAGAACTCCGACGATTTCGTTTTCGACAATCAAATGCTTGCGCAGATTCTGTGGAAGGGATACACGATTGCGGAAGTGACGTGCCCGACAAAGTATTTCGAGGAGGCGTCTTCCATTAATTTCAGCCGCAGCCTGAAGTACGGTTTCGGATGTCTGGGTGTAGGTCTAAGGTTCCGCCTCGCAAAAATGGGGCTGATCAAGTCGCCACTGTTCACGTAG